The proteins below are encoded in one region of Carettochelys insculpta isolate YL-2023 chromosome 32, ASM3395843v1, whole genome shotgun sequence:
- the LOC142004930 gene encoding olfactory receptor 6C74-like — translation MEKAEGRNQMLIMEFILLGFGNGPEPQPLLFLLFLMIYFVTMTGNSLIVGLVAADQHLHTPMYYLLGNFSFLDICYCSTYLPRLLASLRTGDRAISIKGCIVQLYFFGILITAESLLLSAMSYDRYLAICHPLRYAALMNGRVCCQLVAGCWLCSFLLCSVVNISLFQLTFCDSKEIDHFFCDFTPLIKLSCCDTQTLELVTFVSAATGTFVSSLLTLTSYVCIITTILRIPSTTGRKKAFSTCSSHLIVLLVYYGTVITVYVVPTANTPKVLHKIFSVFYTVLTPMLNPVIYCLRNKDVKESLRKALLKLIAFSNSLRSFKDSL, via the coding sequence ATGGAGAAAGCGGAAGGAAGAAACCAAATGCTCATCATGGAATTCATCCTCTTAGGCTTCGGGAATGGCCCAGAACCACAGCCCCTTCTTTTCTTGCTTTTTCTAATGATCTACTTTGTGACCATGACTGGGAACAGCCTCATTGTTGGGCTAGTTGCAGCTGATCAgcaccttcacacccccatgtactacttACTGGGGAACTTTTCCTTCCTGGATATCTGTTACTGCTCCACCTACCTGCCCAGGCTTTTGGCCAGTCTCCGGACTGGGGACCGAGCCATCTCTATTAAGGGCTGTATTGTACAATTATATTTCTTTGGTATCCTCATAACTGCAGAATCTCTGCTGCTCTCGGCAATGTCCTATGATCGGTATTTAGCAATATGCCACCCACTCCGTTACGCTGCTCTGATGAATGGCCGGGTTTGCTGCCAGCTTGTGGCAGGGTGCTGGTTATGCAGCTTTCTGCTCTGCAGCGTAGTCAATATTTCCTTGTTCCAGTTAACGTTCTGTGAttccaaagaaattgaccatttTTTCTGTGATTTTACACCCCTGATAAAACTGTCCTGCTGTGATACCCAGACTCTGGAATTGGTGACATTTGTTAGTGCAGCCACCGGCACATTTGTGTCTTCTCTTCTGACCCTGACATCCTACGTTTGTATCATCACCACCATCCTGAGAATCCCATCCACCACTGGCAGGAAAAAGGcattttccacctgctcctctcacctcattgtcCTTTTAGTTTATTATGGGACCGTGATTACTGTCTATGTTGTTCCAACAGCCAACACGCCCAAGGTCCTACACAAAatcttctctgtcttctacacCGTCCTGACTCCCATGctcaaccctgtcatctactgcctgAGAAACAAGGATGTCAAAGAGTCTCTGAGAAAAGCTCTTCTGAAACTCATTGCTTTCAGTAACAGTCTTAGAAGTTTCAAGGATTCATTATAG